The Verrucomicrobiia bacterium genomic sequence AAGGGACGAGCTCCGTGAGTCCTCAACCCAACGCCACACACCGTTGCGGCCTCGTGGAACTCGGCCCTCCGAAGCGCCGCCCAGCGGAGTTCGCACCTCTCCCCACAACGCCGGGAGGGATGCACGGGGATGCGATCGAGCCCAAAGTGGATTCTTGCTGAATGCCCCGGATTCCCTGCACTCTCTTCCCGATTCCACACCCCCGGCAGCGCCCGTCGCGCTGCCCTCTAGACGCCAAGCCCCATTGACCCATGCACTCTCAGCCTCCCACTCCGGCCCCTCCGGCCCGACCTCCGGCTCGACCGGCGCCTCCGCACCCCGCCCCGGCCTTCACCCTCATCGAACTCCTGGTGGTCATCGCGATCATTGCGATCCTGGCCAGCATGCTCCTCCCCGCCCTCGCCAAGGCCAAAACCAAGGCCCAGGGCATCGGCTGCCTCAGCAACAACAAGCAACTCGTCCTCGGCTGGCAGCTCTATGCCGGCGATTTCGAGGACCGCTGCGCCAACAACTTCACCATCCCCGGCACCGAGGAAGCCATCAACTCCCGCCGCTTCAATAACTGGGTCAACAACATCATGACTTGGGGCGCCGGTAGTGGAATCCACGACCGCAGTGTGACCAACGTGGAGTGGGTCCGGAACGGAGTCCTCGGCCCCTACACCGCCGGAGCCGTCGGCATCTACCAATGTCCCGCCGACATCTATGTCAGCCCCGCCCAACGCCGGGCCGGCTGGTCCCGACGTCTCCGCAGCATGTCGATGAACGCGCTCTTCGGCCGTTCCAACAATGATCCCGGCGACAACACCGCCCGAGGGGCAAGCTGGGCTTTCGGCGGACAATACCGGCAGTTCATCAAGCTCGGCGATGTGCCCCAGCCGTCGATGACCTACCTCACCCTCGACGAGCATCCCGACTCCATCAACGACGCCTTCTACATCACGGATCCCAATGTCAACCACTGGCAGGATCTCCCCGCCTCCTACCACAATGGCGCCTGTGGCTTCTCCTTCGCCGATGGCCACGCCGAGATCCGCAAATGGCTCAGCGCCGCCTCCAAGTACCCCGTCAAGTTCAGCTACGGCCCCGTGAAACAGTTCGATGACGCCGGCCGGCGCGACATGGCGTGGTACCGCGAACGTATCCAGCTCATCCCCTACCGCTGAGCCTCCGACACCGCCCCCGACACCGCCTCCGACACCCCTTCCCCCCGCGGGGGCGTGCCAACCTCATGGTACCGCTGCATCGCGGGGGCCATCAGGGTGGTCCTCCGCCGACCGCTCCCCGGCCATCGGATCACCACTCTCTCCACCTCCGTCGCCGACCCCAGCCCGAAATGCAGCGTCGATGGATGTTGCGAACGGTATCCGTCCCCCGTCACCACGGTCCCCACCGCCACACGTCCCTCCGCATGCACCTCGACCCGGACCCCCACCGGTGAACCGCCCTCCCGCGATTCCCTAAACCGGAACCCGATCCAGCTTCCCGCCCCCTCCACCCGCGACCGAAGAATGCGAAGCCGGTGACGCGATCCCGGCCACGCCTCGAACCCCAGCGTCACCAGATCCACCCGCCCGTCGAGATCCAGATCCGTCGCCACCACATGGCGCCCGTCCTCCTGCCACCCCAACCCCAGCAGGTGCCCCATTTCCACAAACCCCGCCGCCCCGCGATGGGCAAGGAACCGGTTCAACTCATATCCCCCGTACGACTGCCCCCGCCCTCGTGTCCTTCCAAACTTCCCCATGAAGTACACATAGGCGGCCGGGTCCGGCTCCGACCCCGCCATGTGGGCGTCGTAAAGCCAGTAGTGGGATTCGTAATCCTCCACCGTGTCGCGGCTCTCCAAACCCGTCATCACCACCACCTCCAGAAGCCCGTCGTTGTCCGCATCCAGGGCCGCGCATCCCCACGACCAGCCCGTGTCGGCAATCCCCAGCATCCCCGACACCTCCCAGAATCGCTCCCCCTCCCCTGCCCGGTACAGCCGGTTGCCATGCGCCATTTGCGACCGCATCGGCCGGTCCTCGACAGCCATCTCGGGATGCCATAACCCAAGATGCTCGAGCCGGCTCACCGTCGGCGACGTCATCCCCATCATCAGCAGATCCAACCTCCCGCCGCGGTCGAAGTCCGCCAGCACATGCGCCATCCCAAACGCATGCGGGGCCTCAATCCAATCCCGGGTCCGGTCGGTGAAGCGTCCCCGCCCGTCATTCTCATACACATCGATCCCTGCAAAATCGCTCACCACCACCAGGTCCAGCGCCCCGTTCCCCTTCAGATCCACCAGCGACGCACTGTACGTGCGCCGGTGCCGCTTGCCGCCCAACCCCGCCGCTACCGTGCCGTCCGTCAATCGTCCGGTCCCGTCGTTCAACAGCAGATACGCCGGATGCCCGTCGTTGGCATCATGGAACGGCGTCGGCATCGACCCGGCCTCGTACGGCACCCGGTACTGGCCCAGAAACACGTCCAGATCCCCGTCCCCATCCACATCGCCACAGGTCAGCACCATGGGATACACCAGCTCACGCGGTGCCGGGAAAACCAGTCGCCCCGGCACATCGAAGGTCCCCCCAGGCGACCCCGCCAGCAGAACCACCCCCTCATGGCGCGTGACCAGCAGGTCCACCACCCCGTCCCCGTCGAAGTCCCCCAGGACCGCCGCCGAAATCAACCCCACCTCCGCCCGTCCCAACGGCCCCCCCCGGTAGGTCCCATCGTCCTGCCTCCGATACACCCAACCCTTGCCCGCCAGTATCACCTCCGGATGGCCATCCCCGTCCAGATCATGGACCAGCAGCGGATCCACCGAATGCGCATTGACCGGCGGGGAAAGGTCGTCCTCCAGGATCACCTCGAATGGTCCTCCGCCTGTCCGTCGATCCCAGGTCATCCGCCCAACCGACACCCGCTTCAACCCGGTTCGATCCCCCTCCCCCCATTCCACCTCCACCTCCCCATCCAGCGCCGCCGCCTCCAGGCGCCCCTCATGCGTCAAGTGCACCGTCACCCGCCACCGGCTCGTGGCCGGACGCCCAGTCTCCTCCGGCGTGTACGCCCGGTGACGCAATTCCATCCGGTCGATCCGCCATCCCCCCTCCCCGAACCCGGCAACCCAGCCCGGCCATCCGTCGCCCCGTAGAACCCTTTCCACCCCGCCGGCCCAACGCCGCGTCGCCCCAAACGGCAGCGCTTCGGCATCCGACCAACCGGGCAACGCCACCTCGTCAACAGGCAATCGGGCCAACACTTCCCATCGCCGGTCCGGACCTGCGGCATTCACGGCATCCCACCAGTCATGCACCGGGCGGGCACGGGCCTGCGCCGCCAACTCCGGCGCCCAGACCGTCTCCCCCCACATCCGCTCCCGCCCCTCCAGGACCGCCATCTGCGCCGCCAGTTCGCGACTCATTCCCCGCCCCACCGGCCTGCCCAAAGCTCCATCCGTTCCATCCGCACCGCCCGGATCGACCGGCCACAGCCAACGCCCAATCCAAAACAGAAGGCCGCCCCCAACCAGGAGCGCAACCCATCCTCCAACTCTCGATACTCGACCAGTGGGAAAATCCACGGGATGACTCCCCCCATCCTCTCTCCCTGCTCCCGCCTTCGAGATGGCGCCGTCCGTGCGGAAGCTTCGGGAAAACCATTGCCTCTGTGAGGTGCGGATTCCTAGATTGGCCCGGCGATTCCGATCCCGCATCCCCGGCATGAGAAACCTCCGTCCCACCGCGCCAAGGCCCCCATGCGCGGCAGGCTCAACGCCCGGCGAGCACTCCGGTCATCACCCCAAAGACGAGGAAAATAAACGCCACCACCAGCCCGATCGCGGCCAGCACCGTGGCCACGATCCCGAGAATGTGGCCCGCCTGCGTCAATCCGCGCCCCGTGGGATCCATGGACCCGGCGTCGATCTCCCTCAGATCGCCCTGACCCAACACCCACGCGACAATTCCACACGGGAAACACACCACCAACCCCAGGATCCCCAGCACAAGGATGAGAGCGCCTCGATGAGGTTTCATGATCGGAACTGCTCCGATCTTCTCGCCGAAATCCACCGGGGCCACAAGGAGTTTTACGCCGAATGAACCTGCACGAGTACCAAGCCAAGCAGTTGTTGGAACGTCACGGCGTCGCCGTCCCCAAAGGAGACGTCTGCGACACTGGCGAGGCCGCCCGCGCCGCCGCCGATCGCCTCTTCGCCGCTGGCGAACAACGCGTCGTGGTCAAATCCCAAATCCACGCCGGCGGTCGCGGCAAGGGCACCTTCAAGAACGGATTCCAAGGTGGCGTCAAGCTCTGCCGCTCCGCCCAGGAGGTCTATGACCGCGCCTGCTCGATGCTCGGCCAGGTCCTTGTGACCAAGCAGACCGGACCCGACGGCCGCGTCGTCCGCAGACTCCTCGTCGCCGCCGCCCCCGACATCCTCAAGGAACTCTACCTCGCCGTCCTCCTCGACCGGGAGTCCGGACAACCCATGCTCATGGCCAGCGCCGAGGGCGGCGTGGACATTGAGGAGGTCGCCGCCACCCACCCGGAGAAGATCATCCGCGAACGCATCGATCCCGCCGTCGGCTTCCAGCCCTGGCAGGGCCGCAAGGTGGCCGTGGCCCTCGATCTCCGTGGCGAACTCCTCAACCAGGCGGTCAGGTTCTTCCGCGGCGTCTTCGAGACCTGGTGGAACAGCGACGCCTCCATGCTCGAGATCAATCCCCTCTGCATCGTCGCCGACCGCGACGGCAAGCGCCAGTTGCTCGCCGTGGACGCCAAGATGAGCATCGACGACAACGCCCTCTACCGGCACCCCGATATCGTCGCCATGCGCGACATGGCCGAGGAGGCGCCCCTCGAAATCGAGGCCAGCAAGCATGCCCTCAACTACATCAAACTCGACGGCAGCATCGCCTGCCTCGTCAACGGTGCCGGACTCGCCATGGCCACCATGGACATCATCAAGCACTTCGGCGGAGAACCCGCCAATTTCCTCGACGTCGGCGGCGGAGCCAGCCGCGACCAGGTCACCGCAGCGTTCCGAATCATTCTCGACGACCCCCACGTCCGCGGCATCCTGGTCAACATCTTCGGCGGCATCATGGACTGCAACGTGATCGCCTCCGGCATCGTGGACGCCGTCCGCGAAACCCGGCTCAACCTGCCCCTCGTCGTCCGTCTCGAAGGCAACAATGTCGAAGCGGGCAAGAAGACCCTTGCCGAATCCGGACTCACCATCGTCAGCGCCACCTCCATGGCCGACGCAGCCCAGAAGGTCGTCCACGCCGTCGCAGCCTGAACCCAGCCCCCCCCCGCCTCTTCCCCCCCCAATTCACTCCGCTCCCGCCCCATGGCCATTCTCGTCACCCCGGAAACCAGGCTTCTCGTCCAAGGCATCACCGGCAGCTTCGGCGCCCGGCACACCCAACTCTCTCTGGCCTACGGCACACGCGTGGTCGCCGGAGTCACCCCGGGCAAGGGTGGCCAGATGTTCTCTCAGGAAGGTTATGCCGTTCCCGTCTTCGACACGGTCGCAGAAGCCGTGCGCGCCACCGGCGCCACCGCCAGCGCCATCTTCGTCCCGCCCCCCTTCGCCGCAGACGCCATCCTCGAAGGCGTGGATGCCGGCCTCGAACTCGTGGTCTGCATCACCGAAGGCATCCCCGTCGTGGACATGATCCAGGTCAAGCGCGCGATGCGCGGTTCGTCCACCCGGCTGATCGGGCCCAATTGCCCGGGCGTCGTCACTCCGGGCGACGGACCCGATTCCACGGGCGGCTGCCGCATCGGCATCTCCCCGGGATACATCCACCGAAAGGGTCATGTCGGAGTGGTCTCCCGCTCCGGAA encodes the following:
- a CDS encoding type II secretion system protein — encoded protein: MHSQPPTPAPPARPPARPAPPHPAPAFTLIELLVVIAIIAILASMLLPALAKAKTKAQGIGCLSNNKQLVLGWQLYAGDFEDRCANNFTIPGTEEAINSRRFNNWVNNIMTWGAGSGIHDRSVTNVEWVRNGVLGPYTAGAVGIYQCPADIYVSPAQRRAGWSRRLRSMSMNALFGRSNNDPGDNTARGASWAFGGQYRQFIKLGDVPQPSMTYLTLDEHPDSINDAFYITDPNVNHWQDLPASYHNGACGFSFADGHAEIRKWLSAASKYPVKFSYGPVKQFDDAGRRDMAWYRERIQLIPYR
- the sucC gene encoding ADP-forming succinate--CoA ligase subunit beta, which encodes MNLHEYQAKQLLERHGVAVPKGDVCDTGEAARAAADRLFAAGEQRVVVKSQIHAGGRGKGTFKNGFQGGVKLCRSAQEVYDRACSMLGQVLVTKQTGPDGRVVRRLLVAAAPDILKELYLAVLLDRESGQPMLMASAEGGVDIEEVAATHPEKIIRERIDPAVGFQPWQGRKVAVALDLRGELLNQAVRFFRGVFETWWNSDASMLEINPLCIVADRDGKRQLLAVDAKMSIDDNALYRHPDIVAMRDMAEEAPLEIEASKHALNYIKLDGSIACLVNGAGLAMATMDIIKHFGGEPANFLDVGGGASRDQVTAAFRIILDDPHVRGILVNIFGGIMDCNVIASGIVDAVRETRLNLPLVVRLEGNNVEAGKKTLAESGLTIVSATSMADAAQKVVHAVAA
- the sucD gene encoding succinate--CoA ligase subunit alpha, giving the protein MAILVTPETRLLVQGITGSFGARHTQLSLAYGTRVVAGVTPGKGGQMFSQEGYAVPVFDTVAEAVRATGATASAIFVPPPFAADAILEGVDAGLELVVCITEGIPVVDMIQVKRAMRGSSTRLIGPNCPGVVTPGDGPDSTGGCRIGISPGYIHRKGHVGVVSRSGTLTYEAVWQLTCRGVGQSTCVGIGGDPVNGTSHLDVIRMFMADPDTHGIIMIGEIGGSAEEEAAEWIRAHGSKPVAGFIAGATAPPGRRMGHAGAIVSGGKGTAAAKINAFRDAGIGIATTPSDMADTLLKMM
- a CDS encoding CRTAC1 family protein, producing MSRELAAQMAVLEGRERMWGETVWAPELAAQARARPVHDWWDAVNAAGPDRRWEVLARLPVDEVALPGWSDAEALPFGATRRWAGGVERVLRGDGWPGWVAGFGEGGWRIDRMELRHRAYTPEETGRPATSRWRVTVHLTHEGRLEAAALDGEVEVEWGEGDRTGLKRVSVGRMTWDRRTGGGPFEVILEDDLSPPVNAHSVDPLLVHDLDGDGHPEVILAGKGWVYRRQDDGTYRGGPLGRAEVGLISAAVLGDFDGDGVVDLLVTRHEGVVLLAGSPGGTFDVPGRLVFPAPRELVYPMVLTCGDVDGDGDLDVFLGQYRVPYEAGSMPTPFHDANDGHPAYLLLNDGTGRLTDGTVAAGLGGKRHRRTYSASLVDLKGNGALDLVVVSDFAGIDVYENDGRGRFTDRTRDWIEAPHAFGMAHVLADFDRGGRLDLLMMGMTSPTVSRLEHLGLWHPEMAVEDRPMRSQMAHGNRLYRAGEGERFWEVSGMLGIADTGWSWGCAALDADNDGLLEVVVMTGLESRDTVEDYESHYWLYDAHMAGSEPDPAAYVYFMGKFGRTRGRGQSYGGYELNRFLAHRGAAGFVEMGHLLGLGWQEDGRHVVATDLDLDGRVDLVTLGFEAWPGSRHRLRILRSRVEGAGSWIGFRFRESREGGSPVGVRVEVHAEGRVAVGTVVTGDGYRSQHPSTLHFGLGSATEVERVVIRWPGSGRRRTTLMAPAMQRYHEVGTPPRGEGVSEAVSGAVSEAQR